The segment CCCGTGGAACCGTCAGCCCGCAGCTGCCTGTACCGGGGTCCATCCCGCGCCCGGAGTACGTTGGCAAGCCGGGACCCGCGAAGTTCACCGGTTCAGAGGTCAAATCGGCGGAAACCATCGAGAAGATCCGCATCGCCAGCAAAATTGCTGCCCGGGCGATCGTCGAAGTCGGCAAGCACATCGAGCCTGGCGTCACGACGGACCAGTTGGACCGGATCGGCCACGAGTTCATTCTGGACCACCACGCCTACCCGTCGACGCTTGGCTACCGCGGCTTCCCCAAGTCCCTGTGCTCCTCGCTCAACGAGGTCATCTGCCACGGCATTCCGGACAGCACTGTCGTGCAGGATGGCGACATCCTGAACATCGACATCACGGCCTACATCAACGGCGTCCACGGTGACACCAACTACACCTTCTTGGTGGGAGACGTCGACGAAGAGTCCCGGCTCCTGGTTGAACGTACCCGGGAGTCGCTTAACCGGGCCATCAAGGCCGTAGCGCCGGGCCGCGAAATCAACGTGATCGGCCGGGCCATCCAGTCCTACGCGAAACGCTTCGGCTACGGCGTGGTCCGCGACTTCACAGGCCACGGCGTCGGCGAGGCCTTCCACACGGGCCTGATCATCCCCCACTACGACGCCGCGCCGGCCTACAACACCGTGATCGAAGCAGGCATGGTCTTCACGATTGAACCCATGCTCACCCTCGGAACGGTCGAGTGGGACATGTGGCCCGATGAATGGACCGTAGTCACCCGCGACCACAAACGGACCGCGCAATTCGAACACACCCTGTTGGTCACCGAGACCGGCGCCGAAATCCTGACTCTTCCTT is part of the Arthrobacter ramosus genome and harbors:
- the map gene encoding type I methionyl aminopeptidase, producing MPSPALTAPIGTLTRGTVSPQLPVPGSIPRPEYVGKPGPAKFTGSEVKSAETIEKIRIASKIAARAIVEVGKHIEPGVTTDQLDRIGHEFILDHHAYPSTLGYRGFPKSLCSSLNEVICHGIPDSTVVQDGDILNIDITAYINGVHGDTNYTFLVGDVDEESRLLVERTRESLNRAIKAVAPGREINVIGRAIQSYAKRFGYGVVRDFTGHGVGEAFHTGLIIPHYDAAPAYNTVIEAGMVFTIEPMLTLGTVEWDMWPDEWTVVTRDHKRTAQFEHTLLVTETGAEILTLP